The following coding sequences are from one Pseudonocardia sp. EC080619-01 window:
- a CDS encoding class I SAM-dependent methyltransferase — protein MSTSLERVFLAAHDDLPREAPGSEETTALLQLAGELPDRPRIVDIGCGTGPATLPLAAATGGDVVAVDLHEPYLRRLQARAAVSGLGERVRPLVAPMDDLPLPDGEADLVWSEGAAYVMGFDAALSSWRRLLAPDGVLVLTEAEWTTPAPSPGAREFWDAGYPAMRTTADNVAAAQRAGYTVRAAYLLPDSDWDAYYRPLAARIELLRADGVDPAALDEVGHEIDVRDRYGTEYGYTAYVLRPRGAGSAGQ, from the coding sequence GTGAGCACATCGCTGGAGCGGGTCTTCCTCGCCGCCCACGACGACCTCCCCCGCGAGGCACCGGGATCGGAGGAGACCACCGCGCTGCTGCAGCTGGCGGGGGAGCTCCCGGACCGGCCCCGGATCGTCGACATCGGCTGCGGGACCGGGCCCGCCACCCTGCCGCTGGCCGCCGCGACCGGCGGGGACGTCGTCGCCGTCGACCTGCACGAGCCGTACCTGCGGCGGTTGCAGGCCCGCGCCGCGGTCTCCGGGCTCGGCGAGCGGGTCCGGCCCCTGGTCGCGCCGATGGACGACCTCCCGCTGCCGGACGGCGAGGCCGACCTGGTGTGGTCGGAGGGCGCCGCCTACGTCATGGGGTTCGACGCCGCACTGTCGTCCTGGCGGCGGCTGCTCGCCCCGGACGGGGTGCTGGTGCTGACCGAGGCGGAGTGGACGACGCCCGCGCCGTCACCGGGCGCCCGGGAGTTCTGGGACGCCGGCTACCCGGCGATGCGGACGACCGCGGACAACGTGGCCGCCGCGCAGCGCGCCGGGTACACGGTCCGGGCCGCCTACCTGCTGCCGGACTCCGACTGGGACGCCTACTACCGCCCGCTGGCCGCGCGGATCGAGCTGCTGCGCGCCGACGGGGTGGACCCGGCAGCGCTCGACGAGGTCGGCCACGAGATCGACGTCCGCGACCGGTACGGCACCGAGTACGGCTACACCGCCTACGTGCTGCGGCCCCGCGGAGCCGGCTCAGCGGGGCAGTGA
- a CDS encoding SDR family NAD(P)-dependent oxidoreductase, protein MAETAPHAVVTGVSSGIGAAVTARLLDAGWRVTGLSRSAPAPRDGLAWVAADLAGPAAVAGAVAGTGPVDAVVHAAGLQRTAPLGALDAEAGDLMWRVHVAAAAELAGALLDRIPDGGRIVLVGSRTAGGSPGKSQYAATKAALEAMARSWAAELAARRITVNVVAPGPTETPMLADPGRSGTPPLLPPLGRRVRPEEVAALVELLVGPDGGAITGQTLTVCAGASLPR, encoded by the coding sequence GTGGCTGAGACCGCGCCGCACGCCGTCGTCACCGGGGTCAGCTCCGGTATCGGGGCGGCCGTCACCGCCAGGCTGCTCGACGCCGGCTGGAGGGTCACCGGGCTGTCCCGCAGCGCCCCCGCACCGCGCGACGGGCTCGCCTGGGTCGCCGCCGACCTGGCCGGGCCGGCCGCGGTCGCCGGTGCGGTCGCCGGGACCGGTCCGGTCGACGCCGTCGTGCACGCGGCGGGGCTCCAGCGCACCGCCCCGCTCGGTGCGCTCGACGCCGAGGCCGGGGACCTCATGTGGCGGGTGCACGTGGCCGCGGCCGCGGAGCTCGCCGGGGCGCTGCTCGACCGGATCCCCGACGGCGGCCGGATCGTCCTGGTCGGCAGCCGCACCGCGGGCGGCTCGCCCGGGAAGAGCCAGTACGCGGCGACCAAGGCCGCGCTGGAGGCGATGGCCCGCTCCTGGGCGGCCGAGCTCGCCGCCCGCCGGATCACGGTGAACGTCGTCGCCCCCGGCCCGACCGAGACGCCGATGCTGGCCGACCCCGGCCGGTCCGGCACCCCGCCGCTGTTGCCGCCGCTCGGTCGCCGCGTGCGACCGGAGGAGGTCGCCGCCCTGGTCGAGCTGCTGGTCGGCCCGGACGGCGGAGCCATCACCGGTCAGACGCTCACCGTCTGCGCCGGGGCGTCACTGCCCCGCTGA
- a CDS encoding exo-alpha-sialidase has protein sequence MTVTETAPAELPGPADGLLRPHAGEPDRRDALLPAPDVQNHAANLMELPGGALGCVWFGGTQEGVPDIGVRYSRLEPGSDRWTGPVALSDDPERSEQNPLLFVAPSGTVWLLWTAQVAGNQDTAEVRVRTSGDGGRTWDARRTLFPAGPGGGVFVRQPVVVTRSGRWLLPVWHCVTPPEGRWVGDLDTSAVMVSDDDGATWRETAVPDSTGQVHMNVVARPDGSLVALYRSRRADAVHRSVSTDDGGTWSAPEPVELPNNNSSVQVVGLADGRLALVGNPSSRADATARRASLYDEISDSGDVGTAAAAADALREGAFWGAPRAPMTLAISDDGGRTWPVRRDLETGDGFCLVNDSRGKRNREFSYPTIRAAADGGLDIAYTVYRQAIRHVHLTPAATGG, from the coding sequence GTGACCGTCACCGAGACCGCACCGGCCGAGCTGCCCGGCCCCGCCGACGGCCTGCTCCGCCCGCACGCCGGCGAACCGGACCGGCGCGACGCGCTGCTGCCGGCGCCGGACGTCCAGAACCACGCCGCGAACCTGATGGAGCTGCCCGGCGGCGCGCTGGGGTGCGTGTGGTTCGGCGGCACCCAGGAGGGCGTGCCCGACATCGGGGTGCGGTACTCCCGCCTCGAACCGGGCTCCGACCGCTGGACCGGGCCGGTCGCCCTGTCGGACGACCCGGAGCGTTCCGAGCAGAACCCGCTCCTGTTCGTCGCCCCGTCCGGCACGGTGTGGCTGCTGTGGACCGCGCAGGTCGCGGGCAATCAGGACACCGCCGAGGTCCGCGTCCGCACCTCCGGCGACGGCGGCCGCACCTGGGACGCGCGGCGCACGCTGTTCCCGGCCGGGCCCGGCGGCGGGGTGTTCGTGCGGCAGCCGGTCGTCGTCACCCGGAGCGGCCGGTGGCTGCTGCCGGTCTGGCACTGCGTGACCCCGCCCGAGGGCCGCTGGGTCGGTGACCTCGACACGTCCGCCGTGATGGTCTCCGACGACGACGGCGCCACCTGGCGCGAGACCGCCGTCCCGGACAGCACCGGGCAGGTCCACATGAACGTCGTCGCCCGGCCGGACGGATCGCTCGTCGCGCTCTACCGCAGCCGCCGCGCCGACGCCGTGCACCGCTCGGTCTCCACCGACGACGGCGGCACCTGGTCGGCGCCCGAACCCGTCGAGCTGCCGAACAACAACTCGTCGGTCCAGGTCGTCGGGCTCGCCGACGGCCGGCTCGCACTCGTCGGGAACCCCAGCAGCCGGGCCGACGCGACTGCGCGGCGGGCGTCGCTCTACGACGAGATCTCCGACAGCGGCGACGTGGGCACCGCGGCCGCCGCTGCCGACGCGCTCCGGGAGGGCGCGTTCTGGGGAGCCCCACGCGCCCCGATGACCCTCGCGATCTCCGACGACGGCGGCCGGACCTGGCCGGTCCGCCGCGACCTGGAGACCGGCGACGGGTTCTGCCTCGTCAACGACTCGCGCGGCAAGCGGAACCGGGAGTTCTCGTACCCGACGATCCGGGCCGCGGCCGACGGCGGCCTGGACATCGCCTACACCGTCTACCGGCAGGCGATCCGGCACGTGCACCTGACCCCGGCGGCGACGGGTGGCTGA